The Pseudomonadota bacterium genome includes a region encoding these proteins:
- a CDS encoding zinc ribbon domain-containing protein, producing the protein MPFYEYRCRSPKGCPHCHESFTVLQRLDDEPLSKCPRCGAAVRRLISPPSVVGRHSGAPDQSTIEKAGFTQYRRIGRGVYEKSAGKGPDIISDD; encoded by the coding sequence ATGCCGTTCTACGAATACCGCTGCCGTTCCCCGAAGGGCTGCCCGCACTGTCATGAGTCCTTTACGGTGCTGCAGCGCCTGGATGACGAACCGCTGTCGAAATGTCCGCGCTGCGGCGCGGCCGTGCGGCGTCTGATCTCGCCGCCCAGCGTCGTCGGGCGTCATTCCGGTGCGCCGGATCAGTCGACGATCGAAAAGGCCGGCTTTACGCAGTATCGTCGTATCGGTCGCGGCGTTTACGAAAAATCTGCCGGCAAGGGGCCGGATATCATCAGCGACGACTGA
- a CDS encoding SDR family NAD(P)-dependent oxidoreductase, which produces MDNETDHRAVWLITGAAGALGSALVRRLSETAECIALDRDEPGLNALHDELCRNGQSPPALMPLDLARAGPDDHARLAESIDEAFGRVDVLVHNAASFRALRPLLNQPPGEWMDSLQTGLTGPFLLTAALLPLMARASAPVIVFVNHHHCMEHPGNWGAYGIAQAGRRHMQRVLSEEAGRRGPRVIEVDPGAFFSRLYTSAWPATSPRDIASAADAAERVLDAILKQLGSAERA; this is translated from the coding sequence ATGGACAACGAAACCGATCACAGGGCCGTGTGGCTGATCACAGGTGCGGCTGGCGCACTGGGCAGTGCGCTGGTTCGCCGGCTGTCCGAGACCGCCGAGTGCATCGCACTCGATCGGGACGAGCCAGGCCTCAACGCGCTGCATGATGAGTTGTGCCGCAACGGACAGTCACCGCCGGCCCTGATGCCGCTCGACCTGGCCCGCGCCGGACCCGATGACCACGCCAGACTGGCTGAATCGATTGACGAGGCGTTCGGACGGGTGGACGTGCTCGTGCACAATGCCGCCAGTTTTCGGGCGCTGCGTCCACTGCTCAATCAGCCGCCCGGGGAATGGATGGACAGTCTGCAGACCGGTCTGACCGGCCCGTTCCTGCTGACTGCGGCCCTGCTCCCGCTGATGGCTCGTGCCAGTGCCCCGGTCATCGTGTTCGTCAATCATCATCACTGCATGGAACATCCGGGCAACTGGGGTGCCTATGGCATTGCCCAGGCCGGCCGGCGACACATGCAGCGGGTCCTGAGCGAGGAGGCGGGGCGGCGCGGGCCGCGGGTGATCGAAGTCGATCCCGGTGCGTTCTTCAGCCGCCTGTATACCTCGGCATGGCCCGCCACTTCACCCCGGGACATCGCCAGCGCAGCCGACGCCGCAGAGCGGGTTCTGGATGCCATTCTCAAGCAACTGGGGAGTGCTGAACGTGCCTGA
- a CDS encoding histidine triad nucleotide-binding protein: MPFSSNWGVLNVPDDLFVKIINREIPADIVYEDDEILAFRDIDPKAPVHLLVIPKRPIATLNDLEPADAELVGRLVLTARRLAAEAKIDEAGYRLVLNCNPGGGQSVYHIHLHLLGGRQMEWPPG, from the coding sequence ATGCCATTCTCAAGCAACTGGGGAGTGCTGAACGTGCCTGACGACCTGTTTGTCAAAATCATTAATCGCGAGATTCCGGCCGATATCGTCTACGAGGATGACGAAATACTGGCGTTTCGGGATATCGACCCGAAGGCGCCGGTTCACCTGCTGGTCATTCCGAAACGGCCCATTGCCACGCTCAACGACCTCGAGCCGGCGGATGCCGAACTGGTCGGCCGGTTGGTGCTGACGGCCCGCCGTCTGGCGGCCGAGGCGAAGATCGACGAGGCCGGCTACCGACTGGTGCTCAACTGCAATCCCGGCGGGGGTCAGTCGGTCTACCATATTCACCTTCATCTGCTTGGCGGACGGCAGATGGAGTGGCCGCCGGGCTGA
- a CDS encoding HAD-IA family hydrolase has product MRLTGSIKAVLFDLDGTLVDSAPDLLSALDHVLARLGRPPCSRPALRHFASRGALGLLEAGLPDVGDTERQRLRQPFLDFYARHLWRESRPFEGIDDLLEALGRAGIPIGVVTNKITRFAAPVLNHAGWTERIACLVTGDRVARPKPDPEPVRLACRLLLVDPADVVFIGDDQRDVEAGQAAGVTTIVAGWGYLDPAVDPDSWGADAFAASPSGLAALLANRAGPNR; this is encoded by the coding sequence TTGCGCCTGACCGGTTCGATCAAGGCGGTACTGTTCGACCTCGATGGAACGCTGGTCGATAGCGCGCCGGATCTGCTGTCCGCGCTCGACCACGTGCTTGCCCGTCTCGGTCGGCCGCCCTGCAGCCGGCCGGCCTTGCGTCATTTCGCCTCGCGCGGAGCGCTTGGCCTGCTCGAGGCCGGCCTGCCCGATGTGGGCGATACCGAGCGGCAGCGTTTGCGGCAGCCGTTTCTGGACTTCTATGCCAGGCACCTCTGGCGTGAATCCCGGCCATTCGAGGGGATCGATGACCTGCTCGAAGCGCTGGGTCGTGCCGGGATTCCGATCGGGGTGGTCACCAACAAGATCACCCGTTTCGCCGCTCCGGTGCTGAACCATGCCGGCTGGACCGAGCGCATCGCGTGCCTGGTGACCGGTGACCGGGTTGCACGGCCAAAACCGGACCCGGAACCGGTGCGGCTGGCCTGCAGGCTGTTGTTGGTCGACCCGGCCGACGTGGTGTTCATCGGCGATGATCAGCGGGATGTAGAGGCCGGACAGGCGGCCGGTGTGACCACGATCGTAGCCGGCTGGGGCTATCTCGACCCGGCCGTCGACCCCGATAGCTGGGGTGCCGATGCCTTCGCCGCGAGTCCCAGTGGCCTGGCGGCGCTGCTGGCGAACCGTGCTGGCCCGAACCGATGA
- the ubiG gene encoding bifunctional 2-polyprenyl-6-hydroxyphenol methylase/3-demethylubiquinol 3-O-methyltransferase UbiG — translation MSESEQPPASANIDPDEAGKFDALAARWWDPEGDLRTLHDINGPRLAFLADRVKLEGARTLDVGCGGGLFSEALAARGAHVTGIDVASQSLAVARLHLAASGLSVDYRHTTAEELAAADAESFDVVCCLEMLEHVPDPERTVAACARLCRVGGRLLFSTINRSPLAWVTAIVGAEYLARLLPRGTHRYDRLIRPAELAGACRRNGLRVLEIAGLSYNPLSRTVQIGARPRVNYFLLAERPE, via the coding sequence ATGAGCGAATCCGAACAGCCGCCAGCAAGCGCCAACATCGACCCGGACGAGGCGGGCAAGTTCGATGCCCTGGCGGCACGCTGGTGGGATCCCGAAGGTGACTTGCGCACGCTTCACGACATCAACGGGCCACGACTGGCGTTTCTGGCCGACCGGGTCAAGCTCGAAGGCGCGCGCACGCTCGATGTGGGTTGTGGCGGCGGCTTGTTCAGCGAGGCGCTTGCTGCCCGGGGTGCGCATGTGACCGGAATCGACGTGGCTTCGCAATCACTGGCAGTAGCCCGGCTACACCTGGCAGCATCGGGCCTGTCGGTTGATTATCGTCACACCACTGCCGAGGAGCTGGCCGCGGCCGATGCAGAGTCGTTCGATGTGGTCTGCTGCCTGGAGATGCTCGAGCACGTCCCGGATCCCGAGCGCACGGTGGCGGCTTGCGCACGCCTGTGTCGGGTCGGCGGCCGGTTGCTGTTCAGTACCATCAACCGCTCGCCACTGGCCTGGGTCACGGCCATTGTCGGGGCCGAGTACCTGGCCCGTCTGCTGCCGCGGGGCACGCACCGCTATGATCGGCTGATCCGGCCGGCCGAGCTGGCCGGCGCCTGTCGCCGCAACGGGCTGCGAGTACTTGAAATTGCCGGCCTGTCCTACAACCCGCTGTCGCGCACGGTGCAGATCGGCGCTCGTCCCCGCGTTAATTATTTCCTGCTGGCCGAGCGCCCGGAGTGA
- a CDS encoding squalene/phytoene synthase family protein yields the protein MKPLDWCRERLQVAGQPLAASLPFAPSDHRQTIIALRALATEIMAVPREVDEAEVARRKLEWWSQALEAGSAHPAIEAWYRTSASAMLRGEFASLLAAVVTDIDPPRCNDLDEAWQYCGRLGGMVAVLEARALGADPALAECLRACGTFSELVRRVRDVAIDAGRHRWLVPLQLQAQYQVSRVDVVSGAVGRGWDGLVRHWLGDGLRRVEAAAPGADPVAAWRHRHVLIAHALDRRLASRLAARPGRILGHRFLPGHAGNVWTAWRCARRLQRAAR from the coding sequence ATGAAGCCCCTAGACTGGTGCCGTGAACGCCTGCAGGTGGCCGGGCAGCCACTGGCTGCATCACTGCCGTTTGCGCCATCGGACCACCGCCAGACGATCATTGCGCTGCGCGCGCTGGCCACAGAGATCATGGCGGTGCCCCGGGAGGTCGACGAGGCCGAGGTGGCGCGTCGCAAGCTGGAGTGGTGGAGTCAGGCGCTGGAGGCGGGCAGCGCCCACCCGGCCATCGAGGCCTGGTACCGGACGTCGGCATCCGCGATGCTTCGCGGCGAGTTCGCCTCGCTGCTGGCTGCGGTGGTGACCGACATCGATCCACCGCGCTGCAATGATCTCGACGAGGCCTGGCAGTACTGCGGACGGCTCGGTGGCATGGTGGCCGTGCTGGAGGCGCGTGCGCTGGGCGCCGACCCGGCGCTGGCCGAATGCCTGCGCGCCTGCGGTACTTTCAGCGAACTGGTGCGGCGCGTGCGCGATGTAGCCATCGACGCTGGCCGGCATCGCTGGCTGGTTCCGCTGCAGCTTCAGGCCCAGTACCAGGTTTCGCGCGTGGACGTCGTCTCGGGTGCGGTCGGCCGCGGCTGGGATGGACTGGTTCGCCACTGGCTTGGCGACGGGCTGCGCCGGGTTGAAGCAGCCGCGCCGGGCGCTGATCCGGTTGCGGCCTGGCGGCACCGGCACGTACTGATCGCACACGCGCTTGATCGTCGCCTGGCCAGCCGGCTTGCGGCGCGGCCGGGCCGAATTCTCGGCCACCGCTTCCTGCCGGGGCATGCCGGCAATGTCTGGACCGCCTGGCGCTGCGCCCGGCGGCTGCAACGGGCGGCTCGCTGA
- a CDS encoding TRZ/ATZ family hydrolase, translating into MDGPAKALLPRWIVPVRPEGEVLERHAVVIADGRIQAVIPGSVLSDEYPQAQVVELPDQVLIPGLVNAHTHSAMALMRGMADDLPLMRWLEDHIWPAEQRHVGPDYVRAGSELAMAEMLAGGTTCFNDNYFFPDVIAAVARRVGIRAAVGLPVISVPTAWADSEDAYFRRGLEVHQSLKGEPLLTTLFAPHAPYTVSDRAFERMRDLAEEMDVGIHLHLLETGGEIEASLAAHGQAPIDRLERLGVFGPRLLAVHMTQLDEAGIARTARAGVHVLHCPASNMKLASGMCPVAALDAAGVNVAVGTDGAASNNTLDMFAEMRLSALLAKGCSGDPEAVPAARALSMATLHGARALGLDADIGSIEKGKAADLVAVSLSGPESQPVHNVISQLVYAASRHQVRSVWVAGRMVVCGGSLTTIDLERLTAQCEHWRQRLNG; encoded by the coding sequence ATGGATGGTCCGGCCAAGGCGCTGCTGCCGCGCTGGATCGTACCGGTCCGGCCCGAAGGTGAAGTGCTCGAGCGCCATGCCGTGGTGATCGCAGACGGCCGCATTCAGGCCGTTATCCCCGGATCGGTGCTGTCCGATGAGTATCCGCAGGCCCAGGTTGTGGAACTACCCGATCAGGTGCTGATTCCTGGCCTGGTCAATGCCCACACCCACAGCGCCATGGCGCTCATGCGGGGAATGGCCGACGACTTGCCGCTGATGCGCTGGCTCGAAGACCACATCTGGCCGGCCGAGCAGCGTCACGTGGGGCCGGACTACGTTCGTGCGGGCAGCGAGCTGGCCATGGCGGAAATGCTGGCCGGCGGGACGACCTGTTTCAACGACAATTACTTCTTCCCCGATGTGATCGCGGCGGTGGCGCGGCGGGTCGGCATCCGCGCGGCGGTTGGCCTGCCGGTCATCAGTGTCCCCACGGCCTGGGCCGACAGCGAGGACGCGTACTTCCGGCGCGGCCTCGAGGTGCACCAGTCGCTGAAGGGCGAGCCGCTGCTGACTACACTGTTTGCCCCGCACGCGCCTTACACGGTCAGTGACCGTGCCTTCGAACGCATGCGCGACCTGGCCGAGGAGATGGATGTGGGCATTCACCTGCACCTGCTTGAGACCGGTGGCGAAATCGAGGCCAGTCTCGCCGCGCACGGACAGGCACCGATTGACCGCCTCGAGCGCCTGGGTGTTTTCGGGCCGCGTCTGCTGGCCGTTCACATGACGCAGCTCGACGAGGCCGGGATTGCGCGCACCGCGCGCGCCGGCGTCCACGTGCTGCACTGCCCTGCGTCCAACATGAAGCTGGCCAGCGGCATGTGCCCGGTGGCAGCACTGGATGCCGCCGGCGTCAATGTCGCGGTTGGCACTGACGGCGCAGCCAGCAACAACACGCTGGACATGTTTGCCGAAATGCGCCTGAGCGCGCTGCTGGCCAAGGGCTGCAGCGGGGATCCCGAAGCGGTGCCGGCTGCGCGTGCGCTGTCGATGGCGACGCTGCACGGTGCGCGTGCCCTGGGTTTGGATGCAGATATCGGCTCGATCGAGAAGGGCAAGGCGGCTGATCTGGTGGCCGTGAGCCTGAGTGGTCCGGAATCGCAGCCCGTTCACAATGTGATCTCGCAGCTGGTCTACGCTGCCTCGCGTCACCAGGTCAGGTCGGTCTGGGTCGCCGGGCGGATGGTGGTCTGCGGGGGCAGCCTGACGACCATCGACCTGGAGCGTCTCACGGCACAGTGTGAGCACTGGCGCCAGCGCCTGAATGGCTGA